In Candidatus Paceibacterota bacterium, the DNA window GCGTTTCCAAGTGAGCTTGGTGCAACAGCGAGCAAGAATGTTCGAGATACAGTAATTGCTGTAAACATACTTACCAACACTCCAAGTCCGAGTGTAAGGGCAAATCCCTTTACTGCTGATGTTCCGAGCCAGAAGAGTACGAGAGCAGTGATCAAACTTGAAATGTTTGAGTCTCTAATTGAAAGCCACGCGCGATGAAATCCTTCGGTAATAGCATCGTGGAGTGGTTTTCCTTTTCGAAGTTCTTCTTTTGTTCTTTCGAAAATAAGCACGTTGGCATCCACTGCCATTCCAATTGAAAGAATAAATCCAGCAATACCTGCAGCTGTAAGCGTGACAGGAATAAACTTAAACGCAGCAAGGCTAATCAAAACATATAGGACCAATGCAAGTACAGCAATTATTCCAGGTAACCTGTACCAAAGAATAATAAAGAGAGAAAGTGCGGCAAACCCAAAGAGTCCAGCAATCATACCAGCATTAACAGCATCACTTCCCAAAGACGCTCCAATGGACTGTGTTCCAGCAAGTGCAATTGGTAGTGGGAGTGCTCCGTAATTTAGATTACGAACAAGTGTTCGTGCCTCTTCAATCGCAAACTGTCCACTAATCACTGCTTTTCCACCACTAATTGGTTCGTTCACTACAGGGGACGAGATCACCTCTCCATCAAGAAGAATCGCGACCGGTTCACCGACATGCTCAGTTGTAATTTTTTCAAAAAGTTCTGCTCCTTCGCTATTGAATTGAATGCTGATTTGCGGAGCACCAAGTGTCTGGTCAAATATGAGTTCAGCTCGTTCTAGATATCTGCCAGTAAGACCAGTTGAGGCCAGTATTTCTTCAGGAGTAGTTGACGCAGTTGAAGACGCTGCAAGGTCTAGGCGAACTGTTTTAAATTCAAGAGATGGAGTCTCTCCAATTCTTTTAACTGCTTCTTCAACATCAGTAATACCTGGAAGTTCAACGCGGAGTCTAAAAGATCCACCACCAAACGCTCCACCACGTTCAACCTGCACAACGGGTTCTGAAACACCAAATAGGTTTACGCGACGCTCGATAACATCACGAAGTGTCTCCATTGCCTCGTCAGCTTCCCCTTCCTTAACTTGAGAAACGTCTGCGGTATAGATAAGTTCGGTACCTCCAGCAAGGTCAAGACCGAGTGAAAATGGGTACCAATTACTGTGTACAAAATAACCTAATCCAGCGCCCAAAAGCAGTATTACAATCGATAATATCCTAAATTTCATATCCACTCACACTATCAAATACCCCGTCGTAGCGCTAGCTCCTTTATTGTACGAAGTGCAATCAATATATCGAGCCATAGAGAGCGGTTTTTAATGTAATACAAGTCGTACGAGAGCTTAATTGCGGTCGATTCAACTTGAGCTGCAAGCTTTGGTGGATCTTTTTGATTGATCTGTGCCCACCCTGAAAGCCCTGGTTTTACCGAATGTCTACTTGAATAGTATGGAATTTCTTGTTCATAGATAGAAACTAGTTTTGGCAATTCAGGTCGTGGGCCAATTAACGAGACATCGCCAGCAATAACAGTCAATAACTGTGGCAACTCATCGATACGAGTCTTTCGGATGAACGCTCCAACCTTGGTCATTTGAGGATTTTTATGCAACCCATCAGCACTTGCGTGTTCTGTCATCGATCGAAACTTAATGATTGTAATGAGTTTGCCATTTTTTCCAACTCGAGTGTGTTTAAAAAACGCACTCCCCGCACTTTCAAACTTGATCGCAGCGATAACAAATGGGTAGATGAGCAAGGAGATTAAAAATATCGGTACAGCGGTTACGAGATCAATGACACGCTTCACGAAATCAAATGTGGGCATGCTGCTTAACGCAATATGCTGTACAAACCAACGCTCATCGAAGGTGGTGACGGGGAGACGCTTAAAGATCTCTTCATAGACCGTGGTAAATTCAATGAATACCGCCTGCTCTGAAGTTACCGAGCGATAAATCGTACGACTCATTGAAAGTGGCGCGGCTGAGTCTAGGTTTGCAATCACAATACGCGCCCCAGTCTCTTTAAGTACCATCTCAAGGTTGGCTTCAGTATCGATCCTTCGAACAATATACATTGGGTATCCTTGCTCTTTCTTGAGTTCACGACACACCTCTTCAATTTCTGACCCAGATCCAATAATGACCGCTGGCTCTGTTGAGCCAATAAACAAGCGGGGTGCATAAATTCGCCATGCAATGATCAAGACCGAGGAGACAAGAAGATAAATAAAGAGGACGGTTTTTGGTGCAATCTCAAGTGTTGGGAAGCTATACAAAAGCATCGCTGCAATTGCAATATTGATAATCTGCGCTTGAAATATTGTTGAAGGCAAGCGGTTTTTAAGTACCGCACTGTGCTTTTCATATAACCCAATTGCCAAAAACACTACCATCCAAATAAAGAGAATAGGGGTAAATACTGCAAGGTGCGGAAGCAAAACCTCCTTTCCTGGAAACTCCTGGGATCGGATCGCCAAGGAAGCATACAGTGAGGTGTACCAAAGGAATATATCCCCGATAATGAGGATTGGTCTTGCGTACGTCCGTATCTGTGTCATGGCGATTAGTCTAGCACCTCAAACGGTTACTCAAAATTACCTAATACTAATTAACAACTCTGGCTGGTCTCGTAACATATCTTGTCTAACCGGTCGTTCGTAGGCACGCATACTCGACACAAGGCCAATCATAATAAATTCTGCGAGCAAGTGACTTCCACCATAACTCATAAACGGTAGCGGTACTCCCGTTACTGGGAGCATTCCCATGTTCATGCCGACATTAATTCCCATATGCACACTGAAGAAAATAAGTGTTCCCAACGCAAACAAGGTCTCGAAGTTACTTGCTCCCCTATACGCTGCAAGCATCAGTCGCCAAAAGACAATACCGAATAAGATGTACAGCATCAGAGTACCGAGTAGTCCCCACTCCTCTGCAAACGAGGCAAAAATAAAGTCTGTTTGGTGCTCCGGTAAATATTGGAGTCGAGACTGTGTTCCATACCCCACACCCTTCCCAACCACCTGCCCGGAACCCACCGCAATCATTGATTGATATGCGTTATACCCCGCTCCACGAATATCAGCGAGTGGATTAATAAAGGTTGCAATACGACTTTTTTGATAGTCCTTAAATGCGAAGAGCCATAAACCCGCAAACGTTACCGTTCCAATTAAGACGATAGAGAGTAAGTGTTTATACGAGATGCCCGAGACAAGTACCATACCCAACCAAATGAAAAAGATAATCATTGCTGAACCGAAATCAGGCTGAAGCGCAATCATAAAAAAGAGCGAGAATGCATAAAAACCGGACACCAGAATATGTCTTATACGTTTGATTTCAATATGTCGTCGACTGAAATACTTTGCGAGTAATACTACAAGGGCAATCTTTGCAAAGTCAGCTGGCTGGAGCGAGAAACCTCCAATTCTAAACCAACTCTGTGATCCTTTAGCGATCGTACCGAAAAGAAATAACCCCGCCAAAAGCGCGATGATTCCAATGTATACAATCATCACAACTCGGGTATGCTTTAAAAATCTAAAATCCCCTAGCGCAAGTACAAAAAATACTGCCACTGAAATACCAAGTGACAGAAGCTGCTTATAGAAGTAATTTTCTCCTTCATTAAAAGAGTACATGGTAACCAGTCCCAGGAGTGCAATAGTAACTGCAGATAAGATTAGCCACCAATCTACACGACTGATAATAGTCGCAGCAAGAGAGCGTAAAGTATTCATTACGGAAGTATCCTAGGAATAAGTTGAATGACTGGGGACTGGACGCAAATTCGAGAAGCAATCCTGTCATAAATTCCAGCAACTGATTGAGCAGTTGGTGCTGCATAATACGAAGCTTCGTCTGATGCAATGATTTTAAGTAACGAAATATCCACCTCTCTTCCCAAGCCAATCGAGAATACATGTGCACCAGTTACCTTTAGTTCGGCAGCAGCAATTTCAGCTGCTTGTTTTGCATATGCCATGTCTGTAGCATTCTTTGGATTAAGTGGCCGAGTTGTTACGCCATCAGTGAGTAAAATAGCGATTTTATCAGAATCATTTCCAAGGATATTTTGAGATGAAAATTCAGCACGTGCAGCATCGAGCGCACTTGCTATGTTTGTGTGCTGAATACCATCTGTACCAATTCGAACCATATCTAGTGCCTGTAGTGCTTCACTTCGAATTGAGGTAATTGGCTGGTCAATTGTCGCGGTTCCAGCAAAGGATGCAATTCCAATTTTTCCCTGTTCACCAATTTTCTGCACATATTGTCTAGCAGCATCGAGTACAGTTGAAATAGGTTCAGGTGGATTAATTTTTTCATCATCCATACTTCCAGAACGATCAATGAGAAGCATGGTGTCGGTTGGAATTTCACAGGCACGGGCAATTGACTCAAAGCTGCTGTTCCATGTAAACACTACCCGTTTTGAGCCTCCAGCAGGTATAAGATCAACAAGTGTTTTCGATACACCGACTGCATTTCCATCTTCACCATATACAATCGCTGCCACCTCTACGTTTCGAATGTCGTTTACTGAAACATTTTCAACGAACCCCTCAACTTTTGCGCTCGGTGTTTCTTCAGCCATTCGGATACCTGAGACCCGAAGTTGTGATTGTCTGGTGTCTGTATTTTTTTCAAACGAAATTGAATTAAATGCAAACTGTACTCGGGCGGGGATTCCTTCAATTTCAATTCCCGGCTCTAATATTCCAAATTTAACTCCTGCAGGAATAACGGTTGTTCCTTGTTTCTGTGCAATTATATTATTTTCTGCATCAAATACAGAAAATGTGTACGTTGCTGCACGTGCGATTGCATTAATATTAGGATTCTCAACAAGCGCAAAAAGACTATATCTACCTGGCGCAAGTTCAAATGATCGTGACCATTCTACAATCGGCGGAATATTGTCTGCGGGACAAAGGAGCTGACATGATCCGCCGCAATCTACTCCAAGTTCATCACCATTTGCCCATCCATCAAAACACGTTGGGGGAGTTTTAAAATATCGAATATATATATATGTTGAAACGAATGCAAAGAGAACGATAAAAACTGTAAGGTACGTAATCTTTCTACGCTCTGCCCAAGTTGCCATGTAGAGGCAATTCTATCAAACTTCTGGCAACAAAAAACAGCAACGGTGTGTTGCTGTTTTTTCATTCAAGCCCTTTGTACCGGCGGCTAGCTACTTTCCCCTCCATAAGGGTATCATCGCCTCAACAGGTCTTAACTTCTGAGTTCGGGATGAGATCAGGTGTTGCCCCTGCGACAAACCACCAGAACATAAGGCTCGAATATTTTTTCTAGATCTTAAAACAACCTACGCAGCGCTCTTGAGCGCGCGTGACAGGATGCATGTATTTACCACGTTTTCTTGATTCCCAAATTTCCTAATAAGGGTCGACCTATTAGTACACCTCAGCTCAATACCTTACGGTACGTACACTTGGTGCCTATCAACCTGATAATCTCTCAGGGGTCTCAAACGATTCCTAATCTTGGAGCTGGCTTCCCTCTTAGATGCTTTCAGAGGTTATCCATGCCCGACATAGCTACCCTGCGGTGCCCTTGGCAGGACAGCAGGTAGACCAGAGGTCAGTTCAACTCGGTCCTCTCGTACTAGAGTCAAATCTCCTCAAGAATCAACGCCCACAGTAGATAGGAGACCAACCTGTCTCACGCATGTTACCACTTATTACTAAATGCATTGGACTGTATCTTCATCCGGTATTTCCCTTTTGCGGGGAACGTACTGGATGGCTAACGTAGCAGTCTCTACGGGTCCCAATATATTCTGACTTGCGTCAGATTGCAAAGGGTTCCCTCGGTATCATCCGATCCGTGCAAAGAATGCACGAGGAGTCCACCGAAATAAGTCAGCTGTGTCATCATGAATTACTTCATGCGACCGCCGTGATGTGATTGGATATTTTTTGTTACAGTGTGGTGAGGTACCACGTCCTCGGGGTTCAGACGGCACATGTTTCGAAACTACATATTGCTATGTAACTCAAAAACTGTACGGTCTGAACCCAGCTCGCGTATCTTTTTAATTGGCGAACAGCCAAACCCTTGGGAGCTTCTCCGCCCCCAGGATAAGATGAGCCGACATCGAGGTGCCGAACTCTGCCGTCGATATGGACTCTTAGGCAGAACTAGCCTGTTATCCCTAGAGTAGCTTTTGTCCGATAATCTCCCACCGCATCTAATGCGAATGGTCGGTTCACTATGTTCTGCTTTCGCATCTGTTCGACATGCCCGTCTTACAGTTAAGCTGGCTTATACCATTGCGCTATCGGTACGGTTTCCATCCGCACCTAGCCAACCTTAATAAACTCCTCCGTTACCTTTTAGGCATTCTGTTCCTCAATGTTTTACGTTGAGTCCATGTAAAGTGATTTACATGTGCTTTATGTCGCCATAAAGTTCGGACTATATTTTCATCTGTCTTACGACAGAGATTAGCATTTAGTCTCTGAGGATCCTTACTCACCTTTCGGTAATTAAGTTTCCTGCTGATTGTCTGCACCAAACAGATTTTTACTCTTTCAAGTACTGTTGGATTCACAGATATTCCAGCATATAGCTAATTTCCCATTCTCTCTTTCGAGGAATGCCCCCTTATTTGTTTTTTGCGGAGTGATTAATCTCCATGAGGCGCCATAGTTTGGATGTACCAACACCATATTGTTGATACACCCAAGGATAGCGCCCCACTAAAACTGCCCATCAAATACTGTCTCTCGTCGTTTTTTCCGTCGAGGTTAGAAGATACATAAATGCAGATGAGTATTTCACTGACGAGTCCACTTCAGCCGAAACCGAAATCTCAACCTCTCCTCACTATGCTACGCAGCATTCACGTATCCTCAATATTAAATTGCAGTAAAGCTTCTAGGGTCTTTTCGTCTAACTGCGGGTAACCGGCATCTTCACCGGTATTGTATTTTCACCGAGCAAGTCTTCGAGACAGTTCTCCAGTCATTACACTATTCGTGCGCGTCAGAACTTACCTGACAAGGAATTTCGCTAGGGTATTCCTTAAACCCGAACTCTATCTTATTTTGCGTACATGCAAAACCTGACGTTTGGTTTCTGGGGATTCTCAACTTGCGCTGAGTCTTTCCTGCTGATCGTTCTTTCGAACTTCCCAGCATATAGTCAGTTACGGACATTTGTATTACTACAAACGGGCAGCGTTAATGGGACTGTCACCCACGGTACATATTCACTCTATAAAA includes these proteins:
- the secD gene encoding protein translocase subunit SecD — encoded protein: MKFRILSIVILLLGAGLGYFVHSNWYPFSLGLDLAGGTELIYTADVSQVKEGEADEAMETLRDVIERRVNLFGVSEPVVQVERGGAFGGGSFRLRVELPGITDVEEAVKRIGETPSLEFKTVRLDLAASSTASTTPEEILASTGLTGRYLERAELIFDQTLGAPQISIQFNSEGAELFEKITTEHVGEPVAILLDGEVISSPVVNEPISGGKAVISGQFAIEEARTLVRNLNYGALPLPIALAGTQSIGASLGSDAVNAGMIAGLFGFAALSLFIILWYRLPGIIAVLALVLYVLISLAAFKFIPVTLTAAGIAGFILSIGMAVDANVLIFERTKEELRKGKPLHDAITEGFHRAWLSIRDSNISSLITALVLFWLGTSAVKGFALTLGLGVLVSMFTAITVSRTFLLAVAPSSLGNATRFLFGSGATNSGPQSNNNNSK
- a CDS encoding sugar transferase produces the protein MTQIRTYARPILIIGDIFLWYTSLYASLAIRSQEFPGKEVLLPHLAVFTPILFIWMVVFLAIGLYEKHSAVLKNRLPSTIFQAQIINIAIAAMLLYSFPTLEIAPKTVLFIYLLVSSVLIIAWRIYAPRLFIGSTEPAVIIGSGSEIEEVCRELKKEQGYPMYIVRRIDTEANLEMVLKETGARIVIANLDSAAPLSMSRTIYRSVTSEQAVFIEFTTVYEEIFKRLPVTTFDERWFVQHIALSSMPTFDFVKRVIDLVTAVPIFLISLLIYPFVIAAIKFESAGSAFFKHTRVGKNGKLITIIKFRSMTEHASADGLHKNPQMTKVGAFIRKTRIDELPQLLTVIAGDVSLIGPRPELPKLVSIYEQEIPYYSSRHSVKPGLSGWAQINQKDPPKLAAQVESTAIKLSYDLYYIKNRSLWLDILIALRTIKELALRRGI
- the rodA gene encoding rod shape-determining protein RodA; this translates as MNTLRSLAATIISRVDWWLILSAVTIALLGLVTMYSFNEGENYFYKQLLSLGISVAVFFVLALGDFRFLKHTRVVMIVYIGIIALLAGLFLFGTIAKGSQSWFRIGGFSLQPADFAKIALVVLLAKYFSRRHIEIKRIRHILVSGFYAFSLFFMIALQPDFGSAMIIFFIWLGMVLVSGISYKHLLSIVLIGTVTFAGLWLFAFKDYQKSRIATFINPLADIRGAGYNAYQSMIAVGSGQVVGKGVGYGTQSRLQYLPEHQTDFIFASFAEEWGLLGTLMLYILFGIVFWRLMLAAYRGASNFETLFALGTLIFFSVHMGINVGMNMGMLPVTGVPLPFMSYGGSHLLAEFIMIGLVSSMRAYERPVRQDMLRDQPELLISIR
- a CDS encoding VWA domain-containing protein; translation: MATWAERRKITYLTVFIVLFAFVSTYIYIRYFKTPPTCFDGWANGDELGVDCGGSCQLLCPADNIPPIVEWSRSFELAPGRYSLFALVENPNINAIARAATYTFSVFDAENNIIAQKQGTTVIPAGVKFGILEPGIEIEGIPARVQFAFNSISFEKNTDTRQSQLRVSGIRMAEETPSAKVEGFVENVSVNDIRNVEVAAIVYGEDGNAVGVSKTLVDLIPAGGSKRVVFTWNSSFESIARACEIPTDTMLLIDRSGSMDDEKINPPEPISTVLDAARQYVQKIGEQGKIGIASFAGTATIDQPITSIRSEALQALDMVRIGTDGIQHTNIASALDAARAEFSSQNILGNDSDKIAILLTDGVTTRPLNPKNATDMAYAKQAAEIAAAELKVTGAHVFSIGLGREVDISLLKIIASDEASYYAAPTAQSVAGIYDRIASRICVQSPVIQLIPRILP